CATGAACATCTATTAATACGAAACTTCTGCTAGTGGGCTTTGTCACCAATTATGGACAGCTTTTGGCTATGAGGTTCTGCTTGGGTATGGCCGAAAGTGGTCTTTTCCCTGGTatctcattcttcctttctgGTTGGTATAGGCGTAAAGAGGCTTCCAAGCGtatttcccttttctttgctGGTGCTGTTCTTGCTGGTGCTTTCGGTGGTATCTTCGGATGTAAGTGGAGACCTATCATAGTGTCATGTGAAGCCAGGACTAAATATTGAACGTCGCAGATGCTTTGAGTCGAATGGATGGTGCCGGTGGTAAAGCTGGTTGGTCGTGGATTGTAAGTGCAAACATGGATGACATGAGACATCGTACTAAGTACATCATTCTTGCAGTTCATCATTGAAGGTTTGCTTTCCTTCGTCGTTGGTATTGCATCCATTTGGATGGTCCACGATTGGCCCGATAAGGCCAGGTTCCTTACTCCCTTGGAGAGAGAAATGGTTTTTCTTCGACTCAAGGATGACACTGGTATCTTATCCGAGGGCCGTTTCAGTTGGAAGGTTGTCAGAAGGGCTTTGTGCGATTGGAAAGTGAGTTGCGGCTTCAAATGCAAATATAACAGCAGGCTAATATTTGGTCAGACACCTTGCTTCATGCTGATGTATATTGGATGTGCGGAGCCAATTTACAGTCAAAGTCTTTTCTCACCCACCATCATCGCCAGTCTTGGCTCGTGGACTACTGCTcaatcccttcttctcagtACTCCCCGTGCGTACTTCGTTTCGGTCGGAGTGACCAAAATATGGATGAAATTGACTGTCTTTTCTAGCTTATGTTCTGgccttcatcaccaccatGGTCACTGCCTTTTTCAGTGACAGATGGGGGAAGCGAGgtttcttcttgatgtTTTGGTCTGCTATGGCAGCCATTGgctatcttcttttcatcacCATCCCTGTTAGATTCCCTGTGAGTATGATGCGATCTATATTCCGTACAGGATATCACGCTTATGATATTGTAGGGTGCTCGATACTTTGCTGTATTCCTCACTACCTGTTCTATTGCCCCTTGTATCGCTACAACCATCGTCTGGTCTGGCAATACTTTTGGGCAGCACTACAAGAAGGCCACCTCTATGGGTTTCATTTTCAGTCTGGGTAACTCTGGTAGGCTGAACATTTGTTTTCCGGTGTCGGAGCTATCTGACTTTGTCTTATTAGGCGGCATCATTGCTTCTGAGGTCTACCGTACTCAAGATTCTCCTCGTTACATTCCCGGCCAGAGTGTGACCTTCGGCTTCTCCTGCGTCTGCTTCATCGCCAGCATCATCATGTACTTTGGTCTCCGACGCGagaacagaagaagagaaaagctTTACGGCCCTCCTCCCGGCCCCGGACAGTTGTCCGAATGGGAcagcgaagaaggaaagaaacgATGGGGTCTCGAAGGGATgacaaaggaggagatcgCTGATCTTGGCGACGATCATCCAGCTCATCGCTTCATCCTTTAATTaatttcctttttctctcgCTATACAGACAGTCAATGATTCCGGGTTTTTGAGGCATTATACAGTAGCATTAGAGGTGTTGTTAGATCATTTGGGTGCTGATCAACTATGCTTAatcaggaggaaggatagAGTTCAAAAATGTTCCATCAATCATTTCAGCGTCTATTATCGAACAACATCACTTACAGTTCTTGTGAGTTGAGAAAGAACTAGACTTGTAGATCATAGAGGATACATACATATGCATATACAGTTGAAGATGTCATGCATCATGAAGTATATGTACAGTACTCACCCTTACGAGTATTGTTGATTTTTACTGCACTGACAAGAAAGATTGACAAACGAACGAAGAAGTcactgatgatgaaatgtAGGAAACGGCGGTATCATCCGTCGTGGCTCCATCGGTGGAAGTTTGGCTGGCAGAAGATTATGTAGTAGCAATAATTATGGGACGCTCTAAATAATTCTAATCGACGGAAGCTAATCCGTAATCAAATAAAGGAGTGATCGAACGAGTATAGAATTGGCCTCCACTTTCTTATTACGTTTGGCAACAGGGCGAGGAGCTATAAGCctcgccatcatctttcttgTCACGTCCACGCTCTTAGCGTATTGATATTCACTGTCACTGCTCATAATCATTTTACCTACAATGGCTGGTGGTATTCAAAACATTACATCCGCAGCAGGTAAGAGCACTCGGCAGGACAGTCTCCATACTTTGCTGACCAATCATTCAATCAATCGGGGGTCAAAGAGTTTGACGGTATCGTCCGTTCATTACCCCCCTCACGTTTGCTCGTCGCAGGTGAGTACAGTAATATCGGTCACGCCTACATTCACAGTGATTGTAGCTGATTACGCCTTCTAGACTTCTATGCCGTGCGTCTCCTACGTCTGTCAAGTAGAGACAGATGCTTACTCCGATTCTCAGCAATGGTGTGGACCTTGCCACGCCATCGCGCCTGTATTAGAGCAACTGGCTGGCGCTGTAAGTGTACTAATCCCTTCCACTCTCGTATGCTTATTTATTTATGCGTCGCGTCTACAGTATAAGCATGTTACGTTTGTTGTGCGTTAAGTTGACTTGCCCCTCATCAGGTACTCATTGCCGCTGACATAAGGAATCCCGGCAGAAAATTGACGTAGATCAACAAAGAGAGCTTGCCTCAAGGTTCAGGATAACTGCTATGCCCACTTTCAAACTCTTGAAAGGCGGTAGAGAGGTTGACCAGGTGTGTGCGCTTGATGAACTAATGTGTACGGAACCAGCTCACAAATTCGAGGTGCGTAGCTGCGAGGCGCCTCCCCTCCTCAGCTCAGCCAATTGGTCTCTCGGCACGCGGGGACTGCGCCCCCGCCCACAGCGACCGCTAGCTCCGGCTCCAAATCGCAAGTAGCTACAGGTGAAATAACGGAATCTCTCCTCAAGCAGGTCATATCAAAGGGACTCAACTGTCTCAATGAAGCCAAAGAACATCCACTATCTTCTATCCTCGGACCTGAAAAGGGTCCTCGAGGCAACTCCTACCTTGAATCGGATGTTGATCCTGAGCTCCTTATATCTATACCTTTTCAAGATGCCGTTAAGCTGAAAGCCATCTCAATCTTTTCCGGTATCAGCCCTTCTCAAGCACCCAAAACAGTGAAGCTGTTTATTAACCAGCCCAACATCGGCTTCGATGATGCGGAAAACGAGGCGCCTGCCCAAGAATTGATTTTGACCCCAGAGCAAGTCAAAGGAGACAGAATTCCATTGCGATACGTGAGGTTTCAGAACGTGAGAAGCTTGCATATCTTGGTAAAGGACAATcaggaggacgaggagaccACCAGAATTGACTCAATTGACGTGTATGGTGCTCGTGAGTTAATATTCTTCTCAATGGGCGTCGACAACTGATTTGCGTCACAGAGGGTGAAAAACTCGACGCCGGTGTCACTTCACAGTCTTCTGCTGGTACCGGCAGTATGCTCGAGAAGCTCTTAGCTTCGGGTAAATAATTATTACACATCGTTCGCGCCATTAATATAAGTGTTTGGGTCACATCTCCCCATGTAGCTAAGCCCAATGTCTTTCCTGTTTTATACAAAGAACCTGGTATGGTAATAGAAACTGCTTTGTCATGGAGTTGATCATTCCTTTCGATATGAGTATAGACGTGTACATGTAAATCGAATGACCAATATATTCATTATACGTTACTGAACTACGCCCTCAGCCCCTTCATACAAACAGTCGCCGAACTTGATGATGACGCCTTGCTTCCCTTTgcattctccttccccttttgCTTTTCACTTCTCCCACCCAATGATACTTTTGACCCTCCTTGTTCATCTTGCAATAATACACTAAATCCCTTGACGGCCTTGGAAGTCGGTTTGGGATTGGTAAGACTCGTGCGATTTGCCTGCTTCTCCGCGATTACTTGGAGAGGCTTCAGAGGACTAGAACGAACTGTTGATTCGAGAGTACTACCCTTGCTATGCTGCACCGTCGATCTTATGGCAGGCTTCTCCACCACTGCTCTCCTTTCGCGATTATTCGCATCGATACTCCTCCACCGATTACGCTCATCAAGCTGCTTTGCGattttcatctccatcttaGATGGCTGATACTCTCGTATTTTTAGAGGTAAGGTCTGTTCTCTGTCATTCAATTCTGACTCGATCCTCGAGGAGGCGGAGTACGTCGAGTCGGAAGATTGTTTAGGAAGCAATCGCTGAACAGGGGGATGAGGCTCCGAGATGCAGAAATGGCGGAGGTCTGTCTGCTCCCTTAAACCAAAAGTagtagaagaaggagtCCTCGCcaagggaggaggatgagggtgagAGACGACAGTGGGTAAGTCGGATGGTTGCCGGTATGCGGCCGGGATAGTGGGAATTGGCGGCCCATCTTTCGTTAAACCGCCAAGGTAGCAGTTGACAGATTTAGTATCGGCTATCGCGCTGCTTGCAGAAGTAGACACTGATATGTCGCTGGCACTCCTCAGTCTACCATTGGGAGCAGTAGAAGTCGAGAGTGACGGGGAAACAACAAAGTCTTCCCGAGTAGGAGTATCCATTgccatcatcctttccatctcttccacaGCATCTTCCACTTCAGTGCCCATCGGGCTCGCAAGAGAGCTCCCCTTAGAATCTTGGAGGGTCCCAACATGTTCCGTGATCTCTTGCGCGATATTTTGATTCGAGGATGAGGCAGCAAGCTGTAGAGCGAGATGCATATCCTCCACACATGACCTGGAAAGAATCATGGAGGTTTCAGAGAAACTGTCCTCTTTATTCTCTGTTATGGGTGACAAGTTGAGGTGAGCTATGGTTAGGGAACTCGGTATGGGAGGGAGGTCAATACCGGCAGATTGAACGTCGTAGAGTAAGATGGGTCGAGATAACTCTTCAAAAGATTTGCGTACATCGGCTGTGaaatcttcctccttcagCCTGGGCAGACCAAAGGAGGATTTATGGACCAGCGAGTGTTTACTCTCGGCGCTTTCGCCTTTCAACAACTTACTACTACTCTCCGCCGCATAGTATTCTGGTGATCTGGAAAAATCTACCGACGAGTTTTGATTGCAAATGTGGTGTTTGTTGCTTGGACGACGTGATTGATGTGGGGTTGACTGGTCCTTGAACGACAGATTGTCGAAGGAAGGAGCTCTAGGATAGCTGTTTTCAGCATCTACACTGTAGCCAAATTGCTTTGAAAGAGGTCGCTTTTGTTCAATAATGTCATTGCCTTGTTCGTCTGGTTGAGATGTATGCGGCGAACATTGGCTTGGCTCTTCGCTTGCGTCACTCCTAATGTCTACAGAGGGTCGCAGGCTATCATATAGTTTTGTTAGCGTACGGCATGCCATTGACGAAGCTCCGCGACTCACTTGGGCGTGACATTGTCGGTTAACCGGTCCAGCTCAAGTCCAgcgccttctccaacacTAGCTGCCTTGTTCAGCCGCTGATTCGACATTCGTTTTCCGAATATAAGGGTAGGTCCGTTcgacatccttcctctgGTTGCACGGTATATCTGAACGGCAGGAAGAGTGCTACCTTCGCCCGTCGAGTTGACACTCTGGTGCCCGCTTGTATGAGAAATCGGCCGGTCGGTATCAAAATTGGTGGCAGATAGAGAACGGAAGGAGTTGGCTGGTGAACAAGGAGAGGATGCACCATTAATAGTGCTTGCCTCTTCATACTGCCCCCTCGTTTTTCCTGTTGCTTCTGCATGGGTGAGTATACTATGTCGCCGCCCTTCGAAGAAACCACTGGTCCTTTTAGCTATCATGGAGACCACTCCTCCCCTAAAAATTTTGACAGTGTCTCTTTTTCTGGCATCGAGGGGCTGATTCACAAGTACACGCATTGCGGGTACCGGCTTGAACATTTCCGCCGCACGGGACATGAATCCTCCACCCTCAATGGCATGTCCGTTTTGAATCCAAACATCACAGCTTTTTCTTGATAAACTTTTCCTCATAGCCTCCTCAGCTTCCAAGTCCCGCATAGTAAAATTACCATATACTGTGTGTCGACGCTTAGGGCTACGGTCTGCAAAAGTTATGCGTCCTGGATGGCTTAACGAGCCGTCCTTGTCAGCAGCCACATAAGTAGTGAGCGAGGGT
The genomic region above belongs to Cryptococcus neoformans var. neoformans JEC21 chromosome 4 sequence and contains:
- a CDS encoding transporter, putative; this encodes MSAEKLEAANALSNASDSKTPSTIPDHRQVLAEEIAAMSPEEYEAADKKLLAKLDRNLVPWMTLLFTMSFLDRINIGTAKLAGLTTDLNLTSLQYNTASMIFFVSYVALEVPSNLVLKKFRPSRWIPLIMIVWSLFQIFMGFVTNYGQLLAMRFCLGMAESGLFPGISFFLSGWYRRKEASKRISLFFAGAVLAGAFGGIFGYALSRMDGAGGKAGWSWIFIIEGLLSFVVGIASIWMVHDWPDKARFLTPLEREMVFLRLKDDTGILSEGRFSWKVVRRALCDWKTPCFMLMYIGCAEPIYSQSLFSPTIIASLGSWTTAQSLLLSTPPYVLAFITTMVTAFFSDRWGKRGFFLMFWSAMAAIGYLLFITIPVRFPGARYFAVFLTTCSIAPCIATTIVWSGNTFGQHYKKATSMGFIFSLGNSGGIIASEVYRTQDSPRYIPGQSVTFGFSCVCFIASIIMYFGLRRENRRREKLYGPPPGPGQLSEWDSEEGKKRWGLEGMTKEEIADLGDDHPAHRFIL
- a CDS encoding thiol-disulfide exchange intermediate, putative; this translates as MAGGIQNITSAAEFDGIVRSLPPSRLLVADFYAQWCGPCHAIAPVLEQLAGAYKHVTFVKIDVDQQRELASRFRITAMPTFKLLKGGREVDQLRGASPPQLSQLVSRHAGTAPPPTATASSGSKSQVATGEITESLLKQVISKGLNCLNEAKEHPLSSILGPEKGPRGNSYLESDVDPELLISIPFQDAVKLKAISIFSGISPSQAPKTVKLFINQPNIGFDDAENEAPAQELILTPEQVKGDRIPLRYVRFQNVRSLHILVKDNQEDEETTRIDSIDVYGAQGEKLDAGVTSQSSAGTGSMLEKLLASGK
- a CDS encoding expressed protein, giving the protein MQVGPKTSDATTYTGTLTSTPGSAICSPDGSMLAAYSPDPFRPMPRGFESLTSYPISTSQLAESRISLAPSKVTTPMDAIGNVPIEMASAKQSSTWRTQNYQSFNQPAASGTTLANSLDFKTPARSRISVTDHRAPPPPPIPSNMPLPPTPTFARSSTLWEMSSSMHGKESMEMLLGGEEEVWVPVDEQVAGAERWGVSGRGVGIVAVVGNVACFTLGLPFLLHHGRFTHIARVLYLVSLLLPSLFLLLTSYILRYRLSKSVYHRAIKGSTKSASTGVTGHKSLALISESQLSLPVSISPKLTPPQAKLGSVSEIHNTKLNISRLAHRRPSLTTYVAADKDGSLSHPGRITFADRSPKRRHTVYGNFTMRDLEAEEAMRKSLSRKSCDVWIQNGHAIEGGGFMSRAAEMFKPVPAMRVLVNQPLDARKRDTVKIFRGGVVSMIAKRTSGFFEGRRHSILTHAEATGKTRGQYEEASTINGASSPCSPANSFRSLSATNFDTDRPISHTSGHQSVNSTGEGSTLPAVQIYRATRGRMSNGPTLIFGKRMSNQRLNKAASVGEGAGLELDRLTDNVTPNLRPSVDIRSDASEEPSQCSPHTSQPDEQGNDIIEQKRPLSKQFGYSVDAENSYPRAPSFDNLSFKDQSTPHQSRRPSNKHHICNQNSSVDFSRSPEYYAAESSSKLLKGESAESKHSLVHKSSFGLPRLKEEDFTADVRKSFEELSRPILLYDVQSAGIDLPPIPSSLTIAHLNLSPITENKEDSFSETSMILSRSCVEDMHLALQLAASSSNQNIAQEITEHVGTLQDSKGSSLASPMGTEVEDAVEEMERMMAMDTPTREDFVVSPSLSTSTAPNGRLRSASDISVSTSASSAIADTKSVNCYLGGLTKDGPPIPTIPAAYRQPSDLPTVVSHPHPPPLARTPSSTTFGLREQTDLRHFCISEPHPPVQRLLPKQSSDSTYSASSRIESELNDREQTLPLKIREYQPSKMEMKIAKQLDERNRWRSIDANNRERRAVVEKPAIRSTVQHSKGSTLESTVRSSPLKPLQVIAEKQANRTSLTNPKPTSKAVKGFSVLLQDEQGGSKVSLGGRSEKQKGKENAKGSKASSSSSATVCMKGLRA